One Sulfitobacter sp. M39 genomic window, CCGAAATCGCCCTGGAGCGTGTGGACAATGCCGGTCTGGATTCGGTGATGACCAACTCCTTCGGGTTCGGCGGCACCAACGGATCAATGATCCTTTCCAAATTCCAAGAGTAAGGGCAGCAAATGTCAGACATGCTTAAAGGAAAACGCGGCCTAATCATGGGTGTCGCGAACGAACGCTCCATCGCTTGGGGCATTGCCAAGGCGATGGCGGAAGCCGGTGCCGAACTGGCGTTCACCTATCAGGGCGAAGCCTTTGGGAAGCGTCTTGAACCGCTGGCGCAGAGCGTCGGGTCGGACTTCATGGTCGATGTCGACGTCACCGACGACGCCTCGCTTGATGCCGCGTTTGACCAATTGGGTGCGCGTTGGCCCACGATCGACTTCGTTGTCCACGCCATTGCCTTTTCCGACAAATCCGAGCTGACAGGCCGGTTCCTGAACACCAGCCGCGCGAACTTCAAGAATTCGATGGATATCTCGGCCTATTCCTTCATCGAGATCGCCCGCCGTGCGCACCCGCTGATGGTCGAGAATGGCGGCACCCTGCTGACGCTGACCTATATGGGATCAAACCGCGTGACGCCCAACTATAACGTCATGGGTGTGGCCAAGGCCGCACTGGAAAGCGCCACGCGCTATCTGGCGAATGATCTGGGGCCCGAAGGCATCCGCGTCAACGCGATCAGCCCCGGCCCGATGAAAACGCTTGCCGGTGCCGCGATTGGCGGGGCGCGCAAGACCTATAAACACACCGACACAAATGCCCCCATGCGCGCCAATGCGACGTTGGAAGCGGTCGGCGGGACCGCGGTCTATCTGGCCTCGGATGCCGGTGCTTGCACCACGGGCGAGATTATCCGCGTGGACGGCGGGTTCCATGTGCTGGGGATGCCGCAAGCCGAGCATCTTTGACGGTACTGGCGGACCGGGGCGCTGCCACAAAGTACTATTTCCGGGGCGCTGCCACAAAGTTCTATTTCCGGGGCTCTGCCCCGGGACCCCGGGATTTTAGACCATTTGGAAATAGGGCGGCGCGTTTAGCGTAGGGGCGGGGTTTGGTAGAGCCAGACCTTCATGCCGCCATGGGCAATCGCAGGGCCTTGGGGTTTCCACGGCAGGCCCGTGGCTTTGGCCAGGGGCGGCTCGGACGTGACGAGGCCAACGCGCCAGCCTTTAAAGCGGGTCAGCAGCGTTTGGCCGAGCGTGCCATACAGCGGATAAAGCAGTTTCTTGTTGCCGATGCGCCCGCCGTAGGGCGGGTTCACCATGACAAGGCCGGGGGGGCCATCGGGCGGGGTCAGCTCGCCCGCGGCGTGGTTTTCGAAGGTCACGGCATCGGCCACCCCTGCCCGTTCGGCATTCATACGGCTCATCCGGACGGCTCCCGCGTCACGGTCAGAACCATAGAAACGCAGCGGCGTGGATGTGGTGGGGGTCTCGCGCATGGCGGCCCATTGGTCAGCGTCAAAACTGGCGAGGTCTTCGAAAGCGAAATGGCGCGAGCGCCCGGGGTTGAGGCCCATGGCAATCTCGGCCGCCTCGATCACGAAGGTCCCTGAACCGCACATGGGATCGACCACCGTCTCGGTGCCCGTGTACCCCGCCTGACGCAGCATCAGATAGGCCAGGTTTTCGCGCATCGGCGCTTTGCCCACGGCTTCCTTGTGGCCGCGCTTGTGCAGCGCATCGCCCGAGGTATCGAGGCTGATGGTCACCACATTGTCGTCGATCCGGACCTTGAGCACGAGAGCCGCCTCGGGCGAGATCGTAACCCCGAGGCTTTCGCGCAAGGCGGTTTCAATCCGCTGGGTCGCGGCACCGGCGTGATAGATTTTAGAGGCTTTCGTGGTCACCTGCACCCGAACGGGCACTTCCGCACGCAATACATCGGCCCAGGGAAACTTGCGCGCGCGTTTGTCCAGTTGCGCCAGATGGAACGCCATGAAGGACCCGATCCGCGCCAGCACGCGCGAGGCACCGCGCAGTTGCAGGTTCGCGCGCCAGACCTCGGGCCAGCCGCCCTGCACCGTGATCCCGCCGGGCGAGGCCACAGGATTGGCAAAGCCTTTCTCTGTCACCTCGGCGAGAAGCATGTCTTCCAGACCGGGAGTGGCCACAATAAATATGTCGAAGGTGTTTTGACTGTCCATAACCGCTGCTTACTGCGCGGCGCGCGAGGTTTCGAGCGGTTTCTTGGAGCAAGACAGTCCGGCGCGATCAAAAGCGCCGGACTGTATGGGCCTGGTTCAGGCGATTTTTACCAGTTCGATGTCGAACTGCAGGTCTTTGCCCGCCAGCGGGTGGTTGGCGTCAAGTGTCACAGTGGCGTCGTCAACCTCGACAACCATCACCGGCATCGCCTGGCCGTCGGGTGTTTGCATCTGCAGCTGCGTGCCGATTTCCAGCGGGATATCCGCAGGGATGCCTTCGCGTGGCACGGCCTGACGCATCTCGGGGTTCACATCGCCGTAGGCATCGGCGCTGCCGATTTTGACGACTTTCTTGTCGCCGACTTCCATGCCGGGCATCGCGGTGTCGAGACCGGGAATGATCTGGCCGGATCCGACCGTGAATTCCAAAGGCTCGCGCCCTTCCGAGCTGTCGAAGGTGCTGCCGTCAAGCAGGGTACCAGTGTAGTGAATAGCAACAGTATCGCCGGATTTAACCTGCGTCATAGAAAGCTCCGATCCATAAAGGGAAAATACAGGAGGCCGCGTATCTGCGCGGGTGCTCCGGGTTCGGCGCGCAGTGTTTCAAGCCTGCGTCCTGTCGTAAACCCCCATGAGGCCAGTTTTTCGGCCTTTTCTGTCGTCACGGGTCGTGACAGTCTTGCGA contains:
- a CDS encoding enoyl-ACP reductase FabI, whose amino-acid sequence is MSDMLKGKRGLIMGVANERSIAWGIAKAMAEAGAELAFTYQGEAFGKRLEPLAQSVGSDFMVDVDVTDDASLDAAFDQLGARWPTIDFVVHAIAFSDKSELTGRFLNTSRANFKNSMDISAYSFIEIARRAHPLMVENGGTLLTLTYMGSNRVTPNYNVMGVAKAALESATRYLANDLGPEGIRVNAISPGPMKTLAGAAIGGARKTYKHTDTNAPMRANATLEAVGGTAVYLASDAGACTTGEIIRVDGGFHVLGMPQAEHL
- a CDS encoding THUMP domain-containing class I SAM-dependent RNA methyltransferase gives rise to the protein MDSQNTFDIFIVATPGLEDMLLAEVTEKGFANPVASPGGITVQGGWPEVWRANLQLRGASRVLARIGSFMAFHLAQLDKRARKFPWADVLRAEVPVRVQVTTKASKIYHAGAATQRIETALRESLGVTISPEAALVLKVRIDDNVVTISLDTSGDALHKRGHKEAVGKAPMRENLAYLMLRQAGYTGTETVVDPMCGSGTFVIEAAEIAMGLNPGRSRHFAFEDLASFDADQWAAMRETPTTSTPLRFYGSDRDAGAVRMSRMNAERAGVADAVTFENHAAGELTPPDGPPGLVMVNPPYGGRIGNKKLLYPLYGTLGQTLLTRFKGWRVGLVTSEPPLAKATGLPWKPQGPAIAHGGMKVWLYQTPPLR
- a CDS encoding FKBP-type peptidyl-prolyl cis-trans isomerase, which encodes MTQVKSGDTVAIHYTGTLLDGSTFDSSEGREPLEFTVGSGQIIPGLDTAMPGMEVGDKKVVKIGSADAYGDVNPEMRQAVPREGIPADIPLEIGTQLQMQTPDGQAMPVMVVEVDDATVTLDANHPLAGKDLQFDIELVKIA